In the genome of Paenibacillus sp. FSL R5-0766, one region contains:
- a CDS encoding type III polyketide synthase translates to MNQYNSPSDIAILGMGTALPAHPVAQSDIAELIASSLQDRPDLARFAKRIFKSCGVETRYTVEPSYLGSLEECRYLPSGERSDIPTTEERMNTYKREALPLGIEAAEKALEDSGVSPKSITHIITVSCTGQYLPGLDVMLIRHLGLSARVNRLPLIFQGCAAGLKAIQMARDVVQGAPGSQVLVVCVELCTIHFQPVQDREALFAASFFGDAASSCVVGTPESQHKNYLSLGTGYSVLLPDSTEDMTWEVGNLGYDLYLSPRIPKLLGVHLEEELRLLLQSEQLPELWAIHPGGRGIVDSVQNVMKLRDEQTKYSRDVLRTYGNLSSNTILFVLNAMREDMKAQVQSSTDGVAMAFGPGLTAELMKFTYVPSLSSVMEEHDHVLF, encoded by the coding sequence ATGAACCAATATAACAGTCCATCCGATATCGCGATTCTTGGCATGGGAACGGCTCTACCTGCTCACCCCGTAGCACAGTCAGATATTGCAGAACTAATCGCTTCTTCTCTTCAAGATCGGCCAGATTTGGCCCGTTTTGCCAAGCGAATATTCAAGTCCTGTGGTGTTGAAACACGATATACCGTGGAACCAAGCTATCTGGGTTCACTGGAAGAATGCCGATATCTGCCCTCTGGTGAGCGATCAGACATCCCGACAACCGAAGAACGAATGAATACATACAAGCGAGAGGCGCTTCCGCTCGGGATTGAGGCGGCAGAGAAAGCCCTGGAGGATTCAGGCGTATCTCCAAAGAGCATCACACATATCATCACGGTCAGCTGCACCGGTCAATATCTGCCGGGTCTTGATGTTATGCTCATCCGTCATTTGGGTTTGTCTGCCCGAGTTAATCGACTGCCGCTAATCTTTCAGGGTTGTGCCGCAGGGTTGAAAGCCATTCAGATGGCACGAGACGTGGTGCAGGGAGCTCCCGGATCACAGGTCCTTGTGGTCTGTGTAGAGTTGTGCACCATTCATTTTCAGCCCGTACAAGATCGGGAAGCGCTGTTTGCAGCTTCATTCTTCGGAGACGCTGCTTCTTCTTGTGTAGTGGGCACACCAGAATCTCAGCACAAGAATTACCTGAGTCTGGGAACGGGTTATTCTGTGCTTCTTCCGGATTCGACTGAAGATATGACCTGGGAGGTGGGGAATCTGGGGTATGACCTGTATCTATCCCCTCGTATTCCGAAGCTGTTAGGTGTTCATCTGGAAGAGGAACTGCGTCTCTTATTGCAAAGTGAACAGCTTCCTGAACTATGGGCCATTCATCCGGGAGGACGTGGGATTGTGGACTCTGTGCAGAATGTAATGAAACTGCGAGACGAGCAAACGAAGTATAGCAGGGATGTCCTCAGAACGTATGGTAACTTATCTTCCAATACCATTCTGTTTGTACTGAATGCGATGCGTGAGGATATGAAGGCACAGGTTCAATCTTCCACAGATGGTGTAGCCATGGCATTTGGACCGGGACTCACCGCAGAGTTGATGAAATTCACTTATGTACCCTCATTATCTTCAGTGATGGAGGAGCACGATCATGTCCTTTTTTAG
- a CDS encoding methyltransferase domain-containing protein, translated as MSFFRTLSIRAKEDELMDDFSLGGEELREALRHLRRLNKIFAAPGPTLAGVEKLWNSVGKPNKLTLLDVGAGSGDVNQKLLQWADRQGVQLEITLVDLTEEACEEARQLFRDEPRVRVQRADLTQLPDASADIVTGSQFVHHFDGDQLVDMVSHMLRASRYGVVINDIHRHPVSYKAVWITTRMISRNRYIRHDGPLSVAKGFTGRDWKELKQRLNHDTMTYEWKPLFRYSVVIPTKGR; from the coding sequence ATGTCCTTTTTTAGAACATTGTCCATTCGAGCCAAGGAAGATGAACTGATGGATGACTTCTCTCTGGGAGGGGAGGAGCTGCGTGAAGCGCTTAGACATCTGAGACGTCTTAACAAAATATTTGCAGCACCTGGCCCAACTCTGGCTGGTGTAGAGAAGTTGTGGAACTCAGTCGGTAAGCCGAATAAGCTGACTCTGCTGGATGTGGGCGCAGGTTCAGGGGATGTGAACCAAAAACTACTGCAATGGGCAGATCGTCAGGGTGTTCAGCTGGAAATTACGCTGGTTGATCTGACGGAAGAAGCGTGTGAGGAAGCGAGACAACTATTCCGTGACGAACCCCGAGTTCGGGTACAACGTGCCGATCTTACACAACTGCCGGATGCTTCAGCAGATATTGTGACAGGTTCCCAGTTTGTACATCATTTTGACGGAGATCAGCTGGTCGATATGGTTTCTCATATGCTGCGAGCATCCAGATACGGTGTCGTCATTAATGATATTCACCGCCATCCCGTATCCTATAAGGCGGTCTGGATTACTACACGGATGATCTCGCGCAATCGTTATATTCGGCATGATGGGCCTCTTTCCGTAGCCAAAGGTTTTACAGGGAGGGATTGGAAGGAACTTAAACAACGTCTCAATCATGATACGATGACCTATGAATGGAAGCCTTTATTCCGTTACTCTGTTGTTATTCCCACGAAAGGCAGGTGA
- a CDS encoding FAD-dependent oxidoreductase — translation MSKSIDVIVIGAGIAGNTCAMQLAGKGHRTLLLDRQEFPRHKTCGEFMSPETKEMLEVLDIHLLDQSKKPSTMDHAKIVMPQGGVIEAPLPGFAYGISRYELDQNLHQKALEAGAQIVTKATITSIEQLEDASYEVQVKQGDERISYRAKAVIGAHGTKKPRGMASAPDLRDQTVYVGVKSHFSGIEIPARVELYFCEGGYVGISPIEDGIVNVAALLTLDTVQGSGKSVNDILQAASLTNVSLAARLAEGKPVDGTQVSIAPLHLSNVPEPWSQYPHIGDAMLMIPPLCGDGMSIALRSSLLCARWTDKYLQGDIEHADWQSNYTLEASREFTQLLRRARRIQKLAFAKTNKFYPGLARMIPGLAAYVVKATRLSEMNTAR, via the coding sequence GTGTCGAAATCGATAGATGTGATTGTCATCGGAGCCGGAATTGCCGGCAATACATGTGCAATGCAACTGGCAGGAAAAGGCCATCGGACGCTTTTGCTGGATCGCCAGGAGTTCCCGCGGCACAAAACCTGCGGTGAGTTTATGTCACCCGAAACCAAGGAGATGTTAGAAGTTCTGGACATTCACCTTCTGGACCAGTCGAAGAAACCCAGCACCATGGATCATGCCAAAATCGTTATGCCACAAGGCGGAGTGATTGAAGCACCGCTGCCGGGATTCGCATATGGCATAAGTCGATATGAGCTGGACCAGAATTTGCATCAGAAGGCGCTGGAGGCCGGAGCCCAGATTGTGACCAAAGCGACCATAACGAGCATCGAGCAGCTTGAGGATGCCAGTTATGAGGTTCAGGTGAAACAGGGAGATGAGCGGATCAGCTACAGAGCCAAAGCCGTTATCGGGGCACATGGGACCAAAAAGCCGCGCGGGATGGCTTCCGCACCTGATCTGCGGGACCAAACCGTATACGTTGGCGTTAAGTCCCACTTCAGCGGGATAGAGATTCCCGCACGCGTAGAGTTATATTTTTGCGAGGGTGGTTACGTGGGCATTTCTCCGATTGAGGATGGTATTGTGAATGTCGCCGCATTGTTGACACTGGATACCGTCCAGGGAAGTGGCAAGTCTGTAAACGATATTTTACAGGCGGCATCCCTGACAAACGTGAGTTTGGCGGCCCGTTTAGCCGAGGGAAAACCTGTAGATGGAACGCAAGTGTCGATTGCGCCCTTGCATCTGTCCAACGTTCCTGAGCCGTGGTCCCAATATCCGCATATTGGGGATGCCATGCTGATGATACCACCCTTATGTGGAGACGGAATGTCCATTGCTCTTCGCTCCTCACTCCTGTGTGCAAGGTGGACTGACAAGTACCTGCAAGGTGACATTGAACATGCCGATTGGCAGAGTAATTACACGCTGGAAGCAAGCCGTGAATTCACCCAATTGCTCAGACGCGCAAGAAGAATTCAAAAGCTGGCTTTTGCCAAAACCAATAAATTCTATCCTGGTCTGGCCCGGATGATCCCTGGTCTAGCCGCTTATGTAGTGAAGGCTACACGGTTATCCGAGATGAACACAGCGCGCTAA
- a CDS encoding PLP-dependent aminotransferase family protein yields MNYSFSNRIAALQPSIIREILKASSGQNVIPFSAGNPAPETFPIEAIRTFTQSILEHDPVTALQYGITEGYVPLREALTQHLKTGFDTGKPSDQLFIVSGAQQGIELACKVFCNEGDTIICESPSFIGSLNSFRASGAKLAGVPMEMDGMDIEKLEQALQTEPNVKLIYVIPSFQNPTGVTTSLAKRKAIYELAKKYGVMILEDNPYGELRFNGDDVPTIKSMDYEGLVIYVGSFSKILSAGLRVGFVQAPHEVVEKMVVAKQGEDVHTAMLPQILAYKFMTEYDYAGHINCIREVYRRKATLMMDKLQEHMGESITYTQPDGGLFLWCDLPAHVPMLDYAKTAAAQGVAVVPGNAFLVNEQDPCNAIRLNFSTPSDEQIVKGVEILGQVLKGYNA; encoded by the coding sequence ATGAACTATTCATTTTCCAATCGTATCGCAGCACTGCAACCATCCATTATTCGTGAGATTCTGAAGGCTTCTTCTGGACAAAATGTGATTCCATTCTCCGCAGGAAATCCTGCTCCGGAAACCTTTCCTATTGAGGCGATTCGCACATTCACTCAATCCATTCTGGAGCATGACCCGGTCACAGCTCTGCAATATGGGATTACGGAAGGATATGTTCCCCTCAGGGAAGCATTGACTCAACATTTGAAGACAGGTTTTGATACCGGTAAACCATCCGATCAATTGTTCATTGTATCTGGAGCGCAGCAGGGGATTGAACTGGCCTGTAAAGTATTCTGTAATGAAGGGGACACGATCATCTGTGAGAGCCCGAGCTTTATCGGTTCCCTGAACTCCTTCCGGGCATCCGGTGCAAAGCTTGCCGGTGTTCCGATGGAAATGGACGGTATGGATATCGAGAAGCTGGAACAGGCGCTGCAAACGGAGCCTAATGTGAAACTGATCTACGTGATCCCAAGTTTTCAGAATCCGACGGGTGTAACAACGAGTCTTGCAAAACGTAAGGCCATATACGAGCTGGCTAAGAAGTATGGCGTGATGATTTTGGAAGATAACCCGTACGGAGAACTTCGATTCAATGGAGATGATGTGCCAACCATCAAGTCTATGGATTATGAGGGTCTGGTCATCTATGTTGGATCATTCTCCAAAATTCTGTCGGCGGGACTGCGCGTTGGTTTTGTACAAGCGCCACATGAAGTCGTAGAGAAGATGGTTGTTGCCAAACAGGGAGAAGACGTACATACAGCCATGCTTCCACAGATTCTGGCGTACAAGTTCATGACAGAGTATGATTACGCGGGGCACATTAACTGTATTCGTGAGGTATATCGGAGAAAAGCAACATTGATGATGGACAAGCTGCAAGAGCATATGGGTGAGTCCATTACCTATACCCAACCGGATGGTGGGCTGTTCCTCTGGTGTGATCTGCCAGCACATGTGCCAATGCTTGATTATGCCAAGACAGCGGCAGCTCAAGGGGTTGCGGTTGTACCGGGAAATGCATTCCTGGTGAACGAGCAAGACCCTTGTAATGCCATCAGACTTAATTTCTCAACTCCGTCAGACGAACAGATTGTCAAGGGTGTAGAGATTTTGGGGCAGGTATTGAAAGGGTATAACGCTTAA
- a CDS encoding MaoC family dehydratase, translating to MRFSEYVIGQRYETTSLALSKRDIIEFATIFDPQYMHLDEEKAKQGRFGSLIASGMQTMNISFKLWIEVGVYGEHVVAGTGMNNIQFLKPVFPDDELHVIAEVIGLTPRRKGNGIVTVLLSTFNQKNQKVFQAELSALIDN from the coding sequence ATGAGATTTAGTGAATATGTAATAGGTCAGCGCTACGAAACCACATCCTTGGCATTATCCAAGCGTGATATTATTGAGTTTGCCACAATCTTTGATCCACAGTACATGCATTTGGATGAGGAAAAGGCCAAGCAAGGCCGATTCGGCAGTTTAATTGCTTCTGGCATGCAAACGATGAATATCTCCTTTAAATTATGGATTGAGGTTGGGGTCTATGGAGAGCATGTCGTGGCGGGCACCGGAATGAATAACATTCAATTCCTGAAACCGGTCTTTCCGGATGATGAACTTCATGTCATTGCAGAAGTCATTGGACTGACTCCCAGACGAAAAGGAAATGGGATTGTTACAGTACTGCTGAGTACTTTCAATCAGAAGAATCAAAAGGTATTTCAGGCAGAATTAAGTGCTTTAATTGATAATTAA
- a CDS encoding LacI family DNA-binding transcriptional regulator: MMTTIKDVAKMAGVASSTVSCVLNDKGNVSEPTRLRVLEAASQLNYVRHGPASELKRNSTQTIGVIVHDMSSPYFSDLVNGIETVVMSHGYDMIVCSSLGGEKSTAHRYIRERRVDGAIVIAQNIQDQLLIEASEAGFPIVVMDRDLDAQHIVKVLMSDTQGGYLATRYLIDKGHRTIAYISGPSQSECNLHRYQGYLKALKEAGIEENPEWKIGGQYMKQDGYNAAKKLLEGELPSAVFFANDEMAIGGLEAFREHNISIPEQLSVIGFDNIPASQYMNPPLTTFRQPKRDAGQLAGHVLFQLLNGEIVETLYTLDIQCVERDSVRLLNLS, encoded by the coding sequence ATGATGACAACGATTAAAGATGTAGCCAAGATGGCTGGTGTAGCCAGTTCGACCGTATCTTGCGTACTCAACGATAAAGGGAATGTAAGTGAGCCAACAAGACTCCGAGTACTTGAGGCAGCGAGTCAACTCAATTACGTTAGGCATGGTCCTGCATCGGAATTAAAACGAAATAGTACACAAACCATTGGTGTTATTGTCCATGACATGTCCAGTCCGTATTTCTCGGATTTGGTGAACGGAATAGAAACCGTTGTCATGAGTCATGGATACGATATGATCGTATGTAGTTCGTTAGGTGGAGAGAAATCTACAGCCCATCGTTACATTCGTGAAAGAAGAGTTGACGGAGCTATTGTTATCGCTCAGAATATTCAAGATCAATTGCTGATTGAAGCATCTGAAGCAGGGTTTCCGATTGTTGTCATGGATCGGGATCTGGATGCTCAACATATTGTAAAGGTTTTGATGAGTGATACGCAAGGCGGTTACTTGGCTACCCGTTATCTGATCGATAAAGGGCATCGGACAATAGCTTATATTAGTGGCCCGTCACAATCGGAATGTAATCTCCATCGTTATCAAGGTTATTTGAAAGCCTTGAAGGAGGCAGGCATTGAAGAGAACCCCGAATGGAAAATTGGCGGACAATACATGAAGCAAGATGGCTACAATGCAGCCAAGAAACTGCTTGAAGGAGAGTTGCCATCCGCTGTATTTTTTGCCAATGATGAAATGGCCATCGGCGGCTTGGAAGCCTTCAGGGAGCATAATATCTCAATACCTGAGCAGTTATCCGTAATTGGCTTTGACAATATACCTGCATCTCAGTACATGAATCCACCTTTAACCACATTTCGTCAGCCGAAGAGGGATGCAGGCCAGCTTGCAGGTCATGTTCTCTTCCAACTGCTGAACGGAGAGATCGTAGAGACGTTATATACACTGGACATCCAATGCGTGGAACGTGATTCTGTTCGGCTCCTCAACCTGAGTTGA
- a CDS encoding AraC family transcriptional regulator yields the protein MGVPTFLETGHMQEGFPIRVIHTGNQFNYAAHWHDEVELVLVNGKSARIGVNDHVCELEKGDVLLIKPGDVHCFLPGTEHLTIILFRLELLTGSFTTEAEIQDLGQLFNKTTVIPSNTGSQNNLTQYIDDIITEKKNQKPGYRWLMVSRLYDLIILLLRTKVPVPTDESSSSGWACTSSKKFEFLESVCEYLEEHYAEPIKLEQVAEHIKFSKFHVCKLFKEIKGVTLMEYLNHFRIIKSEWALLFRQDTILEIAIGHGFNNVNSYNRLFKKYNDCTPSEFRKKHRTNITKYGG from the coding sequence ATGGGCGTACCCACTTTTTTGGAGACAGGCCACATGCAAGAAGGTTTTCCCATTCGGGTAATTCATACAGGAAATCAGTTCAATTATGCTGCACACTGGCATGATGAGGTTGAGCTGGTTCTCGTCAATGGAAAAAGCGCCAGAATTGGTGTGAACGACCACGTGTGTGAGTTGGAAAAAGGGGATGTGCTGCTGATCAAACCAGGGGATGTGCACTGCTTTTTGCCGGGGACCGAACATTTGACCATTATCTTGTTCCGACTCGAATTGTTAACCGGGAGTTTCACGACCGAAGCCGAAATTCAGGATCTCGGGCAACTGTTCAACAAAACAACAGTTATTCCCTCGAATACGGGAAGTCAGAACAATCTGACTCAATATATAGATGACATCATTACCGAGAAGAAAAATCAGAAGCCGGGATACCGATGGTTAATGGTATCCAGGTTGTATGATCTCATCATACTTTTATTGCGTACAAAAGTACCGGTTCCCACCGATGAATCATCATCTTCAGGATGGGCTTGTACCTCCTCCAAAAAATTTGAATTCCTTGAATCGGTCTGTGAATACCTGGAGGAGCACTATGCTGAGCCCATTAAGCTGGAACAGGTGGCGGAACATATTAAATTTAGCAAGTTCCATGTCTGCAAGCTGTTCAAAGAGATCAAGGGCGTAACACTGATGGAATACTTGAATCATTTTCGAATTATCAAGTCAGAGTGGGCCTTATTGTTCCGTCAGGATACAATTCTGGAGATTGCGATCGGACATGGATTTAACAATGTTAACTCCTATAATCGTCTTTTCAAAAAATATAATGACTGCACACCCTCCGAATTTCGTAAGAAACATCGTACGAATATCACAAAATATGGAGGGTAA
- a CDS encoding extracellular solute-binding protein yields MKKWFKPTIVFVCAAMLLAGCQFSPSNQTKQQEITVWSFTDEAGYAIEKFEQKYPDIKVNFVNIPGNFYITKLKSALQTTSKAPDVFMIENANIRELIDVPYLENLSASPYNANELIQEQYAFVQANEQDSEGNVRAIGYQGTPGGIYYRRDLAKKYLGTDDPEQVGSQIDTWEKIFQIGEKVQQLSGNKVHALANWNAISNSYDGIPWVKDGKLVIDPTYLEVLDLVREARERNVLAEYEDGSAGYAASMQKGEVMFYPGATWGLQYTFKANAPDTEGMWGLAQGPSAFSSGGTYIAMYSKSEKKDLAWKFIEFYNFDHDFLSELAKEQDYFTSNMVVNDELAPSLSSSYLGGQKHFEFFSEAAKRVPVYERTKYDATINNDIYKIVLQLYLNKDIQTKEEVVKRIKRDVTLRFPELEVD; encoded by the coding sequence ATGAAGAAGTGGTTTAAGCCAACTATTGTATTTGTATGTGCAGCGATGTTGTTAGCTGGTTGTCAGTTCAGTCCATCGAATCAAACCAAGCAACAGGAGATTACTGTGTGGAGTTTTACGGATGAAGCAGGGTACGCCATCGAGAAATTCGAACAGAAATATCCTGACATCAAAGTGAACTTTGTCAACATCCCCGGTAATTTCTATATCACCAAGCTGAAATCTGCACTACAGACAACCTCGAAGGCTCCAGATGTATTTATGATTGAAAATGCTAATATTCGAGAACTGATTGACGTTCCATATCTGGAGAATCTATCAGCTTCGCCGTATAACGCCAATGAACTTATTCAGGAACAATATGCTTTTGTTCAGGCCAATGAACAGGACAGTGAGGGAAATGTCAGAGCGATAGGTTATCAGGGAACACCAGGGGGCATCTACTATCGTCGGGATTTGGCCAAGAAATATCTGGGCACCGATGATCCTGAGCAGGTGGGTTCACAGATCGATACATGGGAGAAGATCTTCCAGATTGGAGAGAAGGTACAGCAACTTAGCGGGAATAAAGTACATGCATTGGCGAATTGGAATGCTATATCGAATTCGTATGATGGTATACCTTGGGTGAAGGACGGCAAACTTGTCATCGATCCAACGTACTTGGAAGTGCTCGATCTTGTACGTGAAGCACGTGAGCGAAATGTACTTGCCGAGTATGAAGATGGAAGTGCCGGTTACGCTGCATCCATGCAAAAAGGAGAGGTCATGTTCTATCCCGGGGCAACCTGGGGTTTGCAATATACGTTCAAGGCGAACGCTCCGGATACCGAAGGCATGTGGGGCTTAGCCCAGGGACCGTCAGCCTTTAGTTCAGGTGGAACCTATATCGCGATGTACAGTAAAAGTGAGAAAAAGGATTTAGCCTGGAAGTTTATTGAGTTCTATAATTTTGACCACGATTTTCTATCCGAGTTAGCGAAAGAACAGGATTATTTCACCAGCAACATGGTTGTGAATGATGAACTTGCCCCGTCTCTCTCATCGTCTTATTTGGGAGGACAGAAGCATTTCGAGTTTTTCTCGGAGGCTGCAAAACGGGTACCTGTATACGAACGCACCAAATATGATGCCACGATTAACAATGATATCTACAAGATTGTACTCCAGTTATATCTCAATAAGGACATTCAGACCAAGGAAGAAGTCGTAAAGCGAATCAAACGTGATGTCACCTTGAGATTTCCGGAGCTGGAAGTGGATTAG